In Halobacterium sp. R2-5, the following are encoded in one genomic region:
- a CDS encoding VanZ family protein produces the protein MTPQRWRVVAVAAIVAVLAGSLAPGSTAGGLPAGADKLLHAAGYATIAFAVAAARRARALRALAAVVLAVALFGAAVELVQPTVGRTASLLDALANLLGATAGAAVRWRTAS, from the coding sequence GTGACCCCGCAGCGCTGGCGCGTCGTCGCGGTCGCCGCAATCGTCGCAGTCCTCGCGGGATCGCTCGCCCCGGGTTCGACAGCCGGCGGGCTGCCCGCGGGCGCGGACAAGCTCCTGCACGCTGCCGGCTACGCGACTATCGCGTTCGCCGTCGCCGCCGCGAGACGCGCGCGAGCGCTCCGAGCGCTCGCCGCAGTCGTGCTCGCCGTCGCGCTGTTCGGCGCGGCCGTCGAACTCGTCCAGCCGACAGTCGGGCGGACCGCCAGTCTCCTCGACGCGCTCGCCAATCTACTAGGCGCGACGGCGGGAGCGGCCGTCCGGTGGCGGACCGCGAGCTGA
- a CDS encoding metal-dependent hydrolase codes for MMATTHAAMGVLLATPLLWVAPEYAVPAALGALAGGVFPDLDLGVLEHRKTLHYPEHYWPLAAAAFGAAVAATAPLTVAAAFFFLSAAVHSVTDALGGGLGKRPWIEDDHRGVYSHCRDRWVRPRRWIRYDGAPEDLAAAAVLSAPGLALYGGLVRRLTLAMLAVSVVYTLARKRLPDLDPT; via the coding sequence GTGATGGCGACCACCCACGCCGCGATGGGCGTGCTGCTCGCGACGCCGCTGCTGTGGGTCGCGCCCGAGTACGCGGTGCCCGCCGCGCTCGGCGCGCTCGCCGGCGGCGTGTTCCCGGACCTCGACCTGGGCGTGCTCGAACACCGCAAGACCCTGCACTACCCCGAGCACTACTGGCCGCTCGCCGCCGCCGCGTTCGGCGCCGCCGTAGCCGCCACGGCGCCGCTCACCGTCGCTGCCGCGTTCTTCTTCCTGTCGGCGGCCGTCCACTCCGTCACCGACGCGCTCGGCGGCGGCCTCGGTAAGCGGCCGTGGATCGAAGACGACCACCGCGGCGTCTACTCGCACTGCCGCGACCGGTGGGTCCGCCCGCGGCGCTGGATCCGCTACGACGGCGCGCCCGAGGACCTCGCGGCAGCCGCCGTGCTCTCCGCCCCGGGGCTGGCGCTGTACGGCGGGCTCGTGCGCCGGCTCACGCTCGCGATGCTCGCGGTGTCGGTCGTCTACACGCTCGCCAGAAAGCGGCTCCCCGACCTCGACCCGACCTGA
- the cofH gene encoding 7,8-didemethyl-8-hydroxy-5-deazariboflavin synthase subunit CofH: MTDAASEFDYDVVPVTDQSFENALANARDGRRLSVADGIELITTGTDTEGIDPRRKELVLEAADRRRAEVVGDEVTFVANVNNNVTTACNTGCLFCNFKDTAHNFEVDAPDDHAGFTKTPEESHDVVKDAVERGVYEVTSVSGLHPAFGLNGEHREALDPENPEHNYKPPERYTTDPHTYVEQIAAMSDAGAHVHSMTPEEAHHAQRGVDWGYREVYETLADAGLDTVPGTAAEILVDEVREVICPGKIDTGEWVAAMEAAADAGLPMTSTMMYGHVENAAHRVRHLDVIRDLQDRTDNITEFVPLSFVHQETPLYDRGVVETGASDAEDELLVAVARLYLDNVEHIQSSWVKFGNAKGLKLLNCGADDFMGTILSEEITKRAGGGHGEFRSVADYADMISAIGRTPVERSTDYAQRRVVDPDADSPGPRLGPQADGTPLLPDADGDGTRGAASADD; this comes from the coding sequence ATGACCGACGCCGCCAGTGAGTTCGACTACGACGTGGTCCCCGTCACCGACCAGTCGTTCGAGAACGCGCTGGCGAACGCCCGCGACGGCCGCCGGCTCTCCGTCGCGGACGGCATCGAGCTCATCACCACCGGCACAGACACGGAAGGAATCGACCCGCGGCGAAAGGAACTCGTCCTCGAGGCCGCCGACCGCCGCCGCGCCGAGGTCGTCGGCGACGAGGTGACCTTCGTCGCGAACGTCAACAACAACGTCACCACGGCCTGCAACACCGGCTGTCTGTTCTGCAACTTCAAGGACACCGCGCACAACTTCGAAGTCGACGCGCCCGACGACCACGCCGGCTTCACGAAGACGCCCGAGGAGTCCCACGACGTCGTGAAGGATGCCGTCGAGCGCGGCGTCTACGAGGTCACCTCCGTCTCGGGCCTCCACCCCGCGTTCGGCCTGAACGGCGAGCACCGCGAGGCCCTCGACCCCGAGAACCCCGAGCACAACTACAAGCCGCCCGAGCGGTACACCACCGACCCGCACACGTACGTCGAACAGATCGCGGCGATGAGCGACGCCGGCGCGCACGTCCACTCGATGACCCCCGAGGAAGCCCACCACGCCCAGCGCGGCGTCGACTGGGGGTACCGCGAGGTGTACGAGACGCTCGCGGACGCCGGCCTCGACACCGTCCCGGGGACGGCCGCCGAAATCCTCGTCGACGAAGTCCGCGAGGTCATCTGCCCCGGGAAGATCGACACCGGCGAGTGGGTCGCCGCGATGGAGGCCGCCGCCGACGCCGGCCTCCCGATGACCTCGACGATGATGTACGGCCACGTCGAAAACGCTGCCCACCGCGTCCGCCACCTCGACGTGATTCGGGACCTCCAGGACCGCACCGACAACATCACCGAGTTCGTCCCCCTATCCTTCGTTCACCAGGAGACGCCGCTGTATGACCGCGGCGTCGTCGAGACGGGCGCCAGCGACGCCGAGGACGAACTCCTCGTCGCGGTCGCGCGGCTCTACCTCGACAACGTCGAGCACATCCAGTCGTCGTGGGTGAAGTTCGGGAACGCGAAGGGGCTCAAGCTCCTGAACTGCGGCGCCGACGACTTCATGGGCACCATCCTCAGCGAGGAGATCACGAAGCGCGCGGGCGGCGGGCACGGCGAGTTCCGCTCGGTCGCCGACTACGCGGACATGATTTCGGCTATCGGTCGCACGCCGGTCGAGCGCTCGACGGACTACGCGCAGCGCCGCGTCGTCGACCCGGACGCCGACTCCCCGGGACCGCGCCTCGGCCCGCAGGCCGACGGCACGCCGCTGCTTCCCGACGCCGACGGCGACGGTACGCGCGGCGCCGCGAGCGCCGACGACTGA
- a CDS encoding phosphoribosylaminoimidazolesuccinocarboxamide synthase has protein sequence MTSVKDFRVEAEPTGESLGRGVFAFSDRYSVFDWGEMPDLIPGKGASLCTMGAFNFELLETEGVPTHYLGVRDSEGETVALADADEPPTEMAIALTQVPDLPFVGEDAGTHGGYDYDAYHADADGNYLVPLEVVFRNSVPVGSSLRKRRDPAAFDLDFGEWPDEPVDLPEPVVEFSTKYEERDRYLSREEADEVAGEAGIEELEAVARRVNEVVTERAADAGFTHEDGKIECLYVDGEVRVADVVGTFDENRFAYDGREVSKEVVRQFYKRTDPEWVEAVGDAKQEADDRGVADWKSLCEASPDSLPAEIVQATADMYAAGANRYTGDEWFDAPPLADALAAFEE, from the coding sequence ATGACGAGCGTCAAGGACTTCCGGGTCGAGGCCGAGCCGACCGGGGAGTCGCTCGGCCGGGGTGTGTTCGCGTTCAGCGACCGCTACTCGGTCTTCGACTGGGGGGAGATGCCCGACCTGATTCCGGGGAAGGGCGCGAGCCTCTGCACGATGGGCGCGTTCAACTTCGAACTCCTCGAAACCGAGGGCGTCCCGACGCACTACCTCGGTGTTCGGGATAGTGAGGGCGAGACGGTCGCGCTCGCTGACGCCGACGAGCCGCCGACGGAGATGGCGATCGCGCTCACGCAGGTCCCCGACCTCCCGTTCGTGGGCGAGGACGCGGGCACGCACGGCGGCTACGACTACGACGCCTACCACGCCGACGCGGACGGGAACTACCTCGTGCCGCTGGAAGTCGTCTTCCGGAACAGCGTCCCGGTCGGGTCGAGCCTGCGGAAGCGCCGCGACCCCGCGGCCTTCGACCTCGACTTCGGCGAGTGGCCCGACGAGCCCGTCGACCTCCCCGAGCCCGTGGTGGAGTTCTCCACGAAGTACGAGGAGCGGGACCGCTACCTCTCCCGCGAGGAGGCCGACGAGGTCGCCGGCGAGGCGGGCATCGAGGAACTGGAAGCCGTCGCGCGCCGCGTGAACGAGGTCGTCACCGAGCGCGCCGCGGACGCCGGGTTCACGCACGAGGACGGCAAAATCGAGTGCCTGTACGTCGACGGCGAGGTGCGCGTCGCGGACGTCGTCGGGACGTTCGACGAGAACCGCTTCGCGTACGACGGCCGCGAGGTCTCCAAGGAAGTCGTGCGGCAGTTCTACAAACGCACCGACCCCGAGTGGGTCGAGGCCGTCGGCGACGCCAAGCAGGAGGCCGACGACCGCGGCGTCGCGGACTGGAAGTCCCTCTGCGAGGCGTCGCCGGACTCGCTCCCCGCGGAAATCGTGCAGGCGACGGCGGACATGTACGCCGCCGGCGCGAACCGCTACACGGGCGACGAATGGTTCGACGCGCCCCCGCTCGCCGACGCGCTCGCCGCGTTCGAGGAGTGA